In a genomic window of Larus michahellis chromosome 3, bLarMic1.1, whole genome shotgun sequence:
- the LOC141740507 gene encoding protein ELYS-like, translated as MRDLTAEVTSSLLQFPEVTLQALGEDEGTLGSVLCGRFSGGRNGLAWLARGPHLEVVNSVTGERLSAYRFSGVNEQPPTVRVVKEFSWEKRTGLLVGLEDAEGSVLCLYDLGLSRVVKAVVLPGRVTAIEPIANHGGPSVSTQHLHQSLRWLFGVAAVATDAGHLLLVDLSLDDCSCTQNDIEALDLEVVTRIPAEVAQRRETVSSEGRCLCFQLQNASGTAVSALCYISRSNQLVVGFSDGYLSLWNMKTLKREHHSQLEGGRIPVYAVTFQEPENDPRNCCYLWAVQSTQESEGDVVSLHLLQLAFGDRKRVASGQVMYEGLEYRGKKFSLDLTGGVFPLRGQMSTKLISCQTVEKFRSDIDGEDSVNEVTSPDTSVSVFSWQVNTYGQGKPSTYLGVFDINRWYSAQMPDSLRPEEFPHECPYFALWSLDTVVSVTSPKLLLDILVHERSLSRGVPPSYPPPERFFHPGNYNFDGTCLLTSGVVHMTCTGFQKETLNFLKKSGPSIWEAIQDSYNRCLVGGLLSPRPVDVQPSSLSQEEQLEAVLSAAVQTGSVGLLTGCIKHWISEEQPRSAGNLRFVLEWTWNQVISTKEEFDQICVPLFDGSCNFIDPQTLRSLQRCQLLLSNLSTVLNCFLTEAQELTEKGFADVTNKQAVTGLISLYARVVIWFCRSGLLPEGLDDDTRLSRPFYNYPLIESYYTGHRQKLERLSRGKWDSDCLMVDGMVSQLGDQVEKLWRRDAGGTGKYPPASLHALLDLYLLENIEENCKHAITIYLLLDIKRSFPSETETSIDSFPTAFGMPWGLVKLVEGFWLLDHNDYENSLALLFHPATIKTASWQHKRIIQSLLCQGEHGQALRYIQLMRPPTANSGEVQLLLTVLLSNRCMVEAWGLLHQHAAQANLEDLLKHMYETCREMGLMEDLLKLPFTDTEQECLEKFLRTSAGVQNQEFLLVYHLQRANYIAALELNQSMNVNLMNDGDHRLTDRAVARNSLLAQYGKILPRIERQLAVERAKLYHLPALASREVSRPKPLTPVRKQAKAGNVRRRPNFLAKILSRIKESWAGMKEKTGFSQGGF; from the exons atgcgagacctaacagctgaggtaacgagcagtctgctgcagtttccagaggtgactcttcaggcacttggggaagatgagggaaccctcggctcggtgctgtgcgggaggttttctggag ggagaaacggcctggcgtggttggcacgtggtcctcaccttgaggtggtgaactctgtgacaggagagcggctctctgcgtaccgtttcagtggagtcaatgaacagcctcccactgttcgtgtggtgaaggagttttcctgggagaagagaactggactgctggttgggttggaagacgcagagggaagtgttctctgtctgtacgaccttggactctcaagagtggttaaagcagttgttcttcccgggagg gtaaccgctatagaacccatagcgaatcacggaggacccagcgtgagcactcagcacctccatcagagtctgcgatggctctttggggtggcagcagtggctacagatgctggccatctacttctggttgaccttagtttggatgattgctcctgcactcagaacgatatcgaagcattgg atctagaagttgtcactagaattcctgctgaagttgcacaaagaagagaaactgtgtccagcgaagggaggtgtctctgttttcaactacaaaatgcttccggaacagcagtatcagccctgtgctacataagcagaagcaaccagctcgttgtgggtttctcggatggctacctgtcgctctggaatatgaaaactttgaagagaga gcaccactctcagcttgaaggagggaggattcctgtctatgctgtcacttttcaagagccggagaatgatcctcgcaattgttgctacttgtgggctgttcagtctacgcaggaaag tgaaggtgatgtggtgagtttacacctgctgcagttagcgtttggtgacagaaaacgcgtggcctcaggacaagtcatgtatgag ggtttggaataccgtggcaaaaagttcagtttagatctcacgggtggagtctttcccttgagaggccagatGAGTactaaattaatcagctgccagactgtcgaaaaattccgcagcgacattgacggagaggatagcgtaaatgaag tcacgtctcctgacaccagtgtctcagtcttcagttggcaagtgaatacgtacggtcagggaaaaccatctacttacctgggtgtatttgacattaatcgctggtattctgctcaaatgccagattcactaag gccggaagaattccctcatgagtgcccctattttgcactgtggtcgctggataccgtagtgagcgtgacttctccgaagctccttttggatattctggtccatgagcggagtctaagtcggggagttcctccttcttatccaccacctgagcggttttttcatccaggcaactataactttg atggtacgtgcttgctgacctccggagtcgttcacatgacttgcaccggcttccagaaggag accttgaattttttgaagaaatctggtccttcaatatgggaagccattcaggatagctacaataggtgtcttgtaggtggcttgctgtctccaagaccagttgatgtccagccatccagtttgagtcag gaggagcagctggaagcagtattgtcagctgctgtccagacaggttctgtgggacttctgactggatgcattaaacattggatatctgaag agcagccaaggtctgctggtaatttacggtttgttcttgagtggacatggaaccaagtgatctctacaaaggaagaatttgaccaaatct gtgttccgctgtttgatggctcttgcaacttcattgacccccagacattacggtctctccagcgctgccagttgcttttgagcaaccttagcacggtcttaaactgttttctcacagaagcacaagagcttactgaaaaag gttttgcagacgtgacaaataagcaagcggtaaccggcctcatttctttgtatgcacgagtggtcatctggttctgtcgatccggtctccttccagagggtttag atgacgatacgcgtttgtcaagacctttctacaattatcctctgattgagagctactatactggtcaccgacagaaacttgagcgtttatcaag aggaaaatgggactcggactgcttgatggttgatggaatggtttcccagttaggagaccaagtggagaagctgtggcggagagatgcaggaggaactgggaaatacccgcctgccagtttgcat gcactgctggatctctatttgctagaaaacattgaagaaaactgcaaacacgcaatt acaatttacttgctgctggatatcaagcgttcctttccgagtgagacagaaacttcaatcgactccttcccaactgcctttggcatgccttggggacttgttaagcttgttgaaggtttttggcttctagatcacaatgattacgaa aattcactggccctgctctttcatcccgctacaatcaaaaccgcgtcatggcagcacaagagaattattcagtccctcctgtgccaaggggagcatgggcaagccctcagatacatccagctgatgaggccacccacggcaaacagcggggaagtgcagcttctcctcactgtgttgctctccaatag gtgcatggtggaggcttggggtctgttgcaccaacatgccgctcaggcaaacttagaagacctcttaaaacacatgtacgaaacgtgccgggagatgggcctgatggaagacttgctgaagctgcctttcacagacaccgaacaa gagtgtttggagaagtttttaaggaccagtgctggtgttcagaatcaagaattccttttagtctaccatctgcagcgtgccaactacattgcagccctagagctgaatcagtccatgaacgtcaatcttatg aacgacggcgatcatcgcttgaccgacagagcagttgccagaaattctctattagcccaatatggcaagatccttccacgaattgaaaggcagctggccgtagagagagccaagctttaccatttgcctgcattggcctcaagagaag tctcaagaccaaagccattaactccagtaagaaaacaagctaaagcaggaaatgtgcgtcgaagaccaaattttctggcgaaaatattgtccagaattaaagaatcctgggcaggaatgaaggagaaaaccggtttctcacaaggtggattttaa